GGGTGTATTGACGTCAATGGCAGATTTATTTGACGGGCGTATCTTCGAAATCCCTTGAGCGAGCATCTGATCAATTGACTTGGTCGGTAGGCCAATGATTTCAGCCAGACGTTCAAGCACCAGATGCCGTCGCACGCCTGCCATCTTTGCAAGCCCAAGATTGGCGAGTTCATCAATAGAACGTTCAATGAGCTGTTGTTTTCCTGAGAGCGATTGTTCGTCGGTCAGTGCATGGTCGAGTCGGTTGAGCTTGAATGACAATGCATCTTGTGCATCATCGATCAGCTTTTGGAACTGAGTTTGTCCACCTGGTGTTTCCAGAAGGTCTGCTGGATCCATGCCTGATGGCAGCTCGCACACGAAGACATCGACCGGTGCGGAGAAGAATACCTCAACGGCTCGGTCAGCAGCTCGCTGTCCGGCTTGGTCTCCATCGAAAATAAGCACGACGCGAGGTGCCAGTCGAGCCAATGTCGTTGCATGCTCAGTCGTCAGCGCCGTTCCAAGGGTCCCAACCGCATTCGTGAGGCCTGCTTGGTGGCAAGCGATGACATCGGTATATCCCTCTGTGACAATGGCCTGGCCCATATTGATGATGTTGCGGCGAGCCAAATCAAGTCCGTAGAGTGTGCGTGACTTTTTGAATAGTGAAGTCTCAGGGCTGTTGACGTATTTGGGTTCGTCATCTTTGTTGAGAATTCGGCCGCCAAAAGCGATATCGTTTCCGAGTTCATCGCGAATAGGAAACATCAGACGATTTCGGAAAGTGTCGTAGTGGCCGCCTGAAGAGCCGGTTTTGCGGGCACGAATAAGTCCAGCAGCTTCCAATTGTTGTGGGGTGGCGCCATCTCTGGTTGCCGCCTTTATCAAGCCGTCCCAGGCATCTGGAGCAACTCCGATGCCAAACTGTTCAATCATCTCGTTGCTTACACTACGGGCTTCAAGATGTTTTCTTGCTGTTTCGCCAGAGACTTTATCGCGAAGGTTGCGTTGGAAGAATTTGGCTGCTTTCTCAAGCGTATCTTTCATGTCCCGAGCAGAAGTGTCTGCGGTACGGTGTGTTGCTCGATCTGTGAGTGGAATTCCAGCACGGCTGGCCAGCATCTTCAACGCGGTTCGGAAATCCTGTCGAAGGTACTCTGTCACGAAGGTAAATGCATCGCCCGAGGCGCCGCAGGCATGGCACTTATAAAATGCATTGCCTTTGTGCGTAACAACAGCCATCGATGGACGTGAATCCTCGTGAAAAGGGCATAGGCCAACGTGCTCACGACCTTTGGGGGTCAGTGCAACGTGCTCGCCAATCAACTGGACTAAGTCAGTGGCTTGCCGAACCCGATCAACGTCCGACTGTGCCGTTTCAGAACTCAACGCTTAGCTACCTCGATATGGCCATCTGGCCAAGAACCCTGGAACATGCTCGGTACCATCCATGCCAATGCTTGCTTCCAACTCGCCCCACACCTGTTTCTAGTTTTGATGAATCCGATCATCACATTTACAAACAAGTACGCTCTTTGTATCGAACAAACCAACCACGCGAACCATGCCACCTAAGTGGTACCCACGGACGCGTCAATGACGCTTACTTCTCCCTGTTCGTTCGATTGATAAACCGCACCGTCGATCGTATTTGAGCAGCCAATTCGGAAAGGGTAGATCAACTACCAGCTGAACCGAGGCAAAGACTCCTAGGGTCGGATTGCGGTTTTCTTACTCCAACGGTACGCCCAACACGGCTCAGGTCAACTTGAGGAGGCGTATTTTTTGAACATCTTCTTCACTTAGGCCCAGAAATATCGGTCCTTGGCCAAAATGCCAGATGTTTACTTGTTGAGTTAGCGTAGAAGAGGTGCCTCTAAAAGCGGGCTTTTAGTCGGCAGCTTGTTGCTGTTGTTGTCTGGTGTAGCCATATTTACGGCGAAGTGGCTTGATGACCAGGCCCGCCTTTATGGCTCTTGTGGAGGCCTTAACTCGCATTGGCTTGCCATCAACGATCGCACGAACATTTTGTAAATTTGGTTTAAATGTTCTCTTGGTGCGTGACGTCACATTCAGGCCGATACCGCCCTGATACTTGGGACGACCTCTGTAGATGCGGCGTCCACCAGATTGTGTCTTTAGGCCCGTAAAATGGCATCGGCGTGGCATAGCATGCTCCTCAGGTCACCCAGGCGATCGGGTGGTCGGTTGACTGCGATTTGGCAGTATAGGGGCAGATTGGTCTGGAGCAAGGCCCGGCGCTGATCTCAGCAATCCTAGGCCGATTCCTTGGCTTTAGTGGGTACGGCCAGCGAGGCTAGATCAGCTTCGCGTTCTATTGCCGCAGCATCGATTACATAGCGCTGGCCACTATTGCCAGTCTCGGGCAGGTCATACATCAGATCGAGCATGAATTCGTCCAAGATCGCTCGCAAAGCTCGAGCCCCCATTCCTCTCTCGACAGCTCTTCGGGCGAAGAGGGTCAGGGCATCATCGGTGAACTCCAGTTCAGCTCCCTCGATATGGAAGAGGTGGTAGTACTGCCGGATCAATGCATTCT
This window of the Phycisphaerales bacterium genome carries:
- the dnaG gene encoding DNA primase, producing the protein MIGEHVALTPKGREHVGLCPFHEDSRPSMAVVTHKGNAFYKCHACGASGDAFTFVTEYLRQDFRTALKMLASRAGIPLTDRATHRTADTSARDMKDTLEKAAKFFQRNLRDKVSGETARKHLEARSVSNEMIEQFGIGVAPDAWDGLIKAATRDGATPQQLEAAGLIRARKTGSSGGHYDTFRNRLMFPIRDELGNDIAFGGRILNKDDEPKYVNSPETSLFKKSRTLYGLDLARRNIINMGQAIVTEGYTDVIACHQAGLTNAVGTLGTALTTEHATTLARLAPRVVLIFDGDQAGQRAADRAVEVFFSAPVDVFVCELPSGMDPADLLETPGGQTQFQKLIDDAQDALSFKLNRLDHALTDEQSLSGKQQLIERSIDELANLGLAKMAGVRRHLVLERLAEIIGLPTKSIDQMLAQGISKIRPSNKSAIDVNTPKSLLTEPTANSIDRPLSRARRVAERELIANLLFETELGLDLISIDDREDRALAIFPPETFGDEIMRRIASALDRLLKVGVPTMQQILADLAEHDDDAGRAFASELYFEGQLQADSFEGTSQERLAACIEALAMRIQRDQIDQRVEQLHSTATAGADSPAMAREVLKELRRRGPDAAAISRGVRT
- the rpmB gene encoding 50S ribosomal protein L28, translated to MPRRCHFTGLKTQSGGRRIYRGRPKYQGGIGLNVTSRTKRTFKPNLQNVRAIVDGKPMRVKASTRAIKAGLVIKPLRRKYGYTRQQQQQAAD